A genomic segment from Polyangium mundeleinium encodes:
- a CDS encoding VCBS repeat-containing protein gives MRTKMNLAGRGRVVMVGLALALVAGGCKHPGEDPGSTGDSGGTGGSGGMGGSGGAGGGEDNALLLEPRAGSCEILWIAGGKTASEGLGNNVVGVGDVNGDGLRDLVVSRNQGKATALVVLSGKDGTRLGETVLGGSAYVRAVGGDFDGDGVEEVAAHERVCEEDDGGSSGGSSSPLACATNVRVFSPKGFEERFTRLGQGTPAGDGLGHGITLAEDRNGDGKPDFFVGSSGFSMQLPGWVELSSGADASVFAKPETPAEASPVYGANLATVPDADGDGLRELLVGDVYAANFKGRVQAIGSLAGDPLWTYVGEAGSQGGTPDLIGNPLSTHGDVNADGYPDVIVGAHNHASLVPNGGRVVALDGRTGDALWTSKGDRADDHLGVALASADDVNGDGVPDVIAGANGVSLDIVVLGMTGRVAVLSGKDGAVLIDVVHVLPPDNVGIYGFGTGVALLGDLDGDGKGEIAVSAPGAPFDGHAGAGQVMALHCTP, from the coding sequence ATGAGAACGAAGATGAATCTCGCGGGGCGGGGCCGCGTGGTGATGGTCGGGCTTGCGCTCGCGCTCGTCGCGGGTGGTTGCAAACATCCAGGGGAGGACCCGGGCAGCACCGGCGATTCGGGCGGTACGGGGGGCTCCGGCGGGATGGGGGGCTCCGGCGGTGCGGGGGGCGGGGAAGACAATGCTTTGCTCCTCGAGCCGCGCGCCGGTTCTTGCGAGATCCTGTGGATCGCCGGTGGGAAAACCGCGTCGGAAGGGCTCGGCAACAACGTCGTCGGCGTCGGGGATGTCAACGGCGATGGCCTTCGTGATCTCGTCGTGAGCCGCAATCAAGGCAAAGCCACGGCCCTGGTCGTCCTCTCGGGCAAGGATGGGACGCGGCTTGGCGAAACCGTCCTCGGGGGCAGTGCATACGTGCGGGCCGTGGGCGGCGATTTCGACGGCGATGGCGTCGAGGAGGTCGCCGCCCACGAGCGTGTATGCGAGGAGGACGACGGGGGTTCCTCCGGGGGTTCCTCGAGCCCCCTCGCGTGCGCCACGAATGTCCGCGTCTTCTCGCCCAAGGGGTTCGAGGAGCGGTTCACGCGCCTGGGCCAAGGAACGCCGGCCGGGGATGGCTTGGGTCATGGCATCACGCTCGCGGAGGATCGCAATGGCGACGGCAAGCCGGACTTTTTCGTGGGCAGCTCCGGGTTCAGCATGCAGCTCCCCGGCTGGGTGGAGCTCTCTTCGGGCGCGGACGCGTCGGTGTTCGCGAAGCCAGAGACGCCTGCCGAGGCGAGCCCTGTTTATGGAGCCAATCTCGCGACGGTGCCCGACGCCGACGGCGACGGCCTGCGCGAGCTTTTGGTCGGCGACGTGTACGCGGCCAACTTCAAGGGGCGCGTGCAAGCGATCGGCTCACTTGCGGGAGACCCGCTGTGGACCTACGTGGGCGAAGCGGGCAGCCAGGGGGGCACGCCGGACTTGATCGGCAATCCCCTCTCGACCCACGGCGACGTGAACGCGGATGGATATCCCGATGTGATCGTGGGCGCGCATAACCACGCCTCGCTCGTGCCGAATGGCGGGAGGGTCGTCGCGCTAGACGGGCGCACCGGCGACGCGTTGTGGACGAGCAAGGGAGATCGCGCCGATGACCATCTCGGTGTGGCCCTGGCGTCTGCGGACGACGTGAACGGCGATGGCGTGCCCGATGTCATCGCAGGTGCGAACGGCGTCAGCCTGGACATCGTGGTGCTCGGAATGACCGGGCGCGTCGCTGTGCTGAGCGGGAAGGACGGCGCCGTGCTCATCGACGTGGTCCACGTGCTCCCTCCGGACAACGTCGGCATTTATGGCTTCGGGACCGGCGTCGCGCTGCTCGGAGATCTCGACGGCGACGGCAAGGGAGAGATCGCCGTCAGCGCGCCGGGAGCGCCCTTCGACGGTCATGCGGGCGCCGGGCAGGTGATGGCCTTGCATTGCACGCCCTGA
- a CDS encoding cytochrome P450, producing MNPPAPLPPEVLGSASTIRNPYPVYRALQHASPVCYTRLHVASREGRSEPPYVWMLLRHREVLAALRDPTAFCAATPQLREGIPRLMRVRSTRPHRTHLWSLVSEVCSPQRLSALADQIQQIAGALLDTVGRGPVEFMTAYAAPLSTRMMVAALGFPSDDAPLFKPWCEAGVAYSSMPLKERPQALQQFTAYLRQAIAARRAEPADDLLSAMIAADIEGESLPDDEIRGAIAGAVISSSEGSANLLGNMMALLGDRPELWRRAREDRSLVEPIVEEALRYESPMQSFSRVTTRAIVVSGMEIPEGELVDLCCGAANRDPEVFEAPDDFRPERPTNREHLSFGRGSRYCAGAPLIRLVARTTLHAFLDRFPTLGRGAAAPVRQQVARVALGYTSLPLVLG from the coding sequence ATGAACCCTCCTGCGCCGCTGCCTCCGGAGGTGCTCGGGTCCGCTTCCACGATTCGGAACCCATACCCGGTTTATCGCGCCCTCCAGCATGCCTCGCCTGTGTGCTACACGCGGTTGCACGTTGCATCGCGCGAAGGCCGAAGCGAGCCGCCCTATGTCTGGATGCTGCTCCGCCACAGGGAGGTGCTCGCCGCCCTCCGCGACCCTACCGCGTTCTGCGCGGCCACGCCACAGCTTCGGGAAGGCATCCCCCGGTTGATGCGTGTCCGGAGCACGCGGCCCCACCGCACGCATCTGTGGAGCCTGGTGAGCGAAGTATGCTCTCCGCAGCGGCTCAGCGCGCTCGCGGACCAGATCCAGCAGATCGCAGGCGCGCTACTGGACACGGTGGGGCGAGGACCCGTGGAGTTCATGACGGCTTATGCCGCCCCTCTGTCCACGCGCATGATGGTCGCGGCGCTCGGCTTCCCGAGCGACGATGCGCCCCTGTTCAAGCCGTGGTGCGAAGCCGGCGTCGCCTACTCCAGCATGCCGTTGAAGGAGCGGCCTCAGGCACTCCAGCAATTCACGGCTTACCTCCGGCAGGCGATCGCCGCACGCCGGGCCGAGCCGGCCGATGACCTCCTCTCCGCGATGATCGCGGCCGACATCGAGGGCGAGTCCCTCCCGGATGACGAGATCCGCGGCGCGATCGCGGGGGCGGTGATCTCCAGCAGCGAGGGTTCGGCCAACCTCCTCGGCAACATGATGGCCCTGCTCGGGGATCGCCCGGAGCTTTGGCGGCGAGCGCGCGAGGACAGGTCGCTCGTCGAGCCCATCGTCGAGGAGGCATTGCGCTACGAAAGCCCAATGCAGAGCTTCAGCCGGGTGACGACACGAGCGATCGTGGTCAGCGGCATGGAAATCCCGGAAGGTGAGCTCGTCGATCTGTGCTGCGGTGCGGCGAACCGGGACCCGGAGGTGTTCGAAGCCCCGGACGATTTCCGGCCCGAGCGCCCGACGAACCGCGAGCACCTGAGCTTCGGCCGGGGATCACGCTATTGCGCGGGCGCGCCGCTGATTCGCCTCGTGGCACGCACCACGCTCCATGCATTCCTCGATCGCTTCCCCACGCTGGGCCGGGGAGCGGCGGCGCCGGTCCGCCAGCAAGTGGCTCGGGTGGCTCTGGGCTACACATCGCTGCCGCTGGTGCTGGGCTAA
- a CDS encoding GNAT family N-acetyltransferase, with translation MRRTLFPDYPSVMPTLQFRANAHLTSLWTAAPGEVLDLFDRDRERLRAWCPWVDGCRSLESLQEVMAAARRDFDEQKALWFVIRHRDAVVGVMGLYDLRASDRRSSIACMVEEAHEGLGLVYDAGAALTCYGMDALGLIRIEAQTAAENRRGIKTMERLGFRREGVLRCAQWLHDRPVDNVVYSLTAQDPRPRRIG, from the coding sequence ATGCGCAGGACTCTATTTCCGGACTATCCGTCCGTCATGCCGACGCTTCAATTCCGCGCCAATGCGCACTTGACGTCGCTTTGGACTGCCGCTCCAGGCGAAGTGCTCGATCTGTTCGATCGCGACCGTGAGCGTTTGCGTGCGTGGTGCCCGTGGGTGGACGGGTGTCGGAGCCTGGAATCCCTGCAGGAGGTGATGGCGGCGGCGCGGCGCGACTTCGATGAGCAGAAGGCGTTGTGGTTCGTGATCCGGCACCGCGACGCGGTGGTGGGTGTGATGGGTCTGTACGACTTACGCGCCTCCGATCGTCGCAGCTCAATCGCCTGCATGGTGGAAGAGGCGCACGAGGGGCTGGGGCTGGTGTACGACGCAGGCGCTGCGCTGACGTGCTATGGCATGGATGCACTCGGGCTCATCCGTATCGAGGCCCAGACTGCCGCTGAAAATCGGCGCGGCATCAAGACGATGGAGCGCCTCGGCTTCCGGCGCGAGGGCGTGCTCCGGTGCGCTCAATGGTTGCACGACCGCCCGGTCGATAATGTGGTTTACTCGCTCACGGCGCAAGATCCACGACCGCGCCGGATCGGATAG
- a CDS encoding peptidase inhibitor family I36 protein produces the protein MGVALAAPASAADGRVYVYEHINYGGRVCSTEGNVSDYASFCGHDMVSSAWNNGYNSGNRDVIFYEHPNYRGRGTCLKNGQRWARMLPGWNDVVSSHRWSICS, from the coding sequence ATGGGGGTCGCTCTCGCAGCGCCTGCCAGCGCTGCCGACGGGAGGGTCTACGTCTATGAGCACATCAACTACGGGGGGCGAGTTTGCTCCACGGAGGGCAATGTCAGTGATTATGCGTCGTTCTGCGGACACGACATGGTTTCCAGCGCATGGAACAACGGGTACAATAGCGGCAACCGCGACGTGATCTTTTACGAGCACCCCAACTACAGGGGGCGTGGGACGTGCCTCAAGAACGGCCAGAGGTGGGCCCGCATGCTGCCAGGCTGGAACGACGTCGTCTCGTCGCACAGGTGGAGCATCTGCTCATAG
- a CDS encoding glycoside hydrolase family 75 protein: protein MPGTRIPSAGGIVAIAAILLASALRSAMVASSGEYDDAAPAPAPGPEPVPADLVAKLTNCHQLAGTTKFAHDAGGAKTVPLCALNGAIWWTSDLDIDCDGGRGAECKADPYYQAETSAVDSAGNPLDASTLPFVVLPLPSNGFDYKAHGLELGSVVGVIHQGKILYGILGDLGPKGVIGEASYAMAQMLGIDPSPTFGGVDGGVTYVAFTGTSAVVTRNEDTAQAAQIGKARTAAVIGAN from the coding sequence ATGCCAGGAACTCGTATTCCTTCCGCGGGCGGCATCGTGGCCATTGCTGCGATCTTGCTGGCGAGCGCGCTGCGGAGCGCGATGGTGGCGAGCTCCGGCGAATACGACGACGCCGCCCCAGCTCCAGCGCCGGGCCCTGAGCCCGTGCCTGCCGATCTCGTCGCGAAACTGACGAATTGCCATCAGCTCGCGGGGACGACGAAATTCGCACATGACGCAGGTGGCGCAAAGACCGTACCCCTGTGCGCGCTCAATGGCGCGATCTGGTGGACCTCGGACCTCGACATCGACTGCGACGGCGGCCGAGGCGCGGAATGCAAGGCCGACCCGTATTATCAGGCAGAGACGTCCGCCGTGGACTCGGCGGGCAACCCGCTGGACGCGTCTACGCTCCCTTTCGTCGTCTTGCCCCTGCCGAGCAACGGCTTCGATTACAAGGCCCACGGCCTGGAGCTCGGGAGCGTGGTCGGCGTCATCCACCAAGGGAAGATACTCTACGGCATCCTCGGCGATCTCGGCCCGAAGGGCGTGATCGGCGAGGCCTCGTACGCCATGGCCCAGATGCTCGGCATCGACCCGAGCCCGACCTTTGGCGGCGTCGACGGCGGCGTCACGTACGTGGCATTCACCGGGACGAGCGCGGTGGTGACGAGGAACGAAGATACGGCGCAGGCGGCGCAAATCGGGAAGGCGCGAACGGCGGCGGTGATCGGCGCGAATTGA
- a CDS encoding polysaccharide deacetylase family protein — protein MRSEGATDTIRALLLGAFAVSAGLSAHATHVTPERHTPAGPAASRTLEACEEAPEIPFDLRPAYLTPDTIGLTFDDGPDLVNTPKVLDVLAREGVHATFFINTENWSSLSTNENARAIVRRIVEEGHALGNHTVHHWRLSSLSPERIEHEIASVEQTVREILGDEAPRLTLFRAPYGDPYVGGRRGRGYQKVAPIVARHAVHIGWNIAIADGRCPRGDAECVLSAVKRNLDRGFYGIILLHSTHAQTARALPAIIEEIRRRGMHFVSVEDVVRARFGRSSAELVDDPCKEG, from the coding sequence ATGCGCAGCGAAGGTGCAACGGATACCATTCGGGCCCTCCTCCTGGGGGCCTTCGCAGTATCCGCGGGGCTCTCCGCGCATGCGACTCACGTCACGCCCGAGCGTCACACGCCCGCGGGCCCGGCGGCGTCTCGCACGCTCGAGGCGTGCGAGGAGGCCCCAGAAATTCCCTTCGATCTGCGGCCGGCGTATCTCACGCCCGATACCATCGGGCTCACCTTCGACGACGGCCCGGATCTGGTCAATACCCCCAAGGTGCTCGACGTGCTGGCGCGTGAGGGGGTCCACGCGACATTCTTCATCAATACGGAAAACTGGTCATCCCTGAGCACGAACGAGAACGCCCGCGCCATCGTGCGTCGAATCGTGGAGGAAGGGCACGCGCTCGGCAACCACACGGTGCACCACTGGCGCCTTTCCTCGCTGTCACCCGAACGAATCGAGCATGAAATCGCGAGCGTCGAGCAGACCGTACGGGAGATCCTGGGCGACGAGGCGCCGCGCCTCACGCTCTTCCGGGCGCCTTACGGCGATCCTTACGTGGGGGGCCGGCGCGGCCGGGGCTATCAGAAGGTGGCCCCCATCGTCGCGCGGCACGCAGTCCACATCGGATGGAATATCGCCATCGCCGACGGCCGGTGCCCCCGGGGCGACGCGGAATGCGTGCTCTCCGCGGTGAAGCGGAACCTCGATCGAGGCTTTTACGGCATCATCCTGCTCCATAGCACCCACGCGCAGACCGCCAGGGCGCTGCCAGCGATCATCGAAGAGATCCGGCGACGGGGGATGCATTTCGTGTCGGTCGAGGACGTCGTCCGGGCGCGCTTCGGGCGATCGTCGGCGGAATTGGTGGACGATCCGTGCAAGGAAGGCTAG